The following is a genomic window from Amycolatopsis australiensis.
AGCTGAGCCGCGAGCGGCTGCAGGAGTTCTTCGACCGCCACCAGACGACCTGGGCCGACGCCAGCCGCCGGTGGATCGAGTTCCGCAGGCTCGACCGGCCACCGCAGTCGCCGGAAATCCGCGCCTGAGCCGATTCCTTTCGCCGTCCGCGCCGGTCGGCAAGAGTGTGGACGTGGATTTCGAGCCGTACCGGCGTGAACTGCTGGCGCACTGCTACCGCATGCTCGGCACGCCCGACGAGGCCGAGGACGTCGTGCAGGAGACCTACCTGCGCGCGTTGCGGGCGTACGACCGTTTCGAGGGCCGCGCGTCGCTGCGCTCGTGGCTCTACCGCATCGCGACGAACGCGTGCCTCACCGCGCTGGAGCAGCGGCGACGGCGGCCGCTGCCGTCCGGGCTGGGCGCGCCGTCGGCCGATCCGGACGCCCCGCCGATCCCGGCCGAACCGGGCGACGCCTGGCCGCGGCCGATCCCGGACGCGCTGGTCACGCCGGAGTCCGCCGACCCGGCGGCGATCGCGGTGGCCCGCGACGGCGTCCGGCTCGCGCTGATCGCGGGGTTGCAGCTGCTGCCGCCGCGGCAGCGGGCGGTGCTGATCCTGCGTGAGGTGCTGGCGTTCCCGGCGGCCGAGGTCGCGGAGATGCTCGGCACGTCGGTGGCGGCCGTGAAGAGCACCCTCCAGCGGGCGCGGGCCCGGCTCGGCTCGGCGGCGGAGGTCGGCGAGCCGACCGAGCCCGAGCAGCGCGCCCTGCTGGACCGGTACATGAGCGCGTTCATGAACTCGGACCTCGCGGCGCTGGAGCAGGTGCTGCGCGACGACGCCGTGATCGAGCCGGTCCCGTCCCGGACGTGGTTCACCGGAAAGCGGACTTGCGTCGCATTCTTGCGACACGTAATGGGCGAGCCGGGCGAGTGGCGGATGACGCCGGCCCGCGCGAACGGCCAGCCCGCGGCGGCGGTCCGGTACCGCGGCGAGCCGTTCGGCGTGGCGGTGCTGACGGTGGCGCAGGGCGGCATCGCCCGCATCACCGTCTTCGGCTTCCCCGACCTGGTGGCACGGTTCGAGCCTGCCGCGGCTGGTCGTGAGTGAGAAACAGGGTTGGCACCCTGCTTCTCACTCACGACCGGGTCAGGCCAGGGTGAGCGCGTAGATCTCCACCCGCGGGTCGTTCGGCAGGCTCAGCGACTGCAGCGTCTTGCCGCCGTCGAGGGTCGCCGAGATGCCGAACAGCCGGACCGGCGGGCCGTCCACGCCGCTGCCCGCCTTGATGCGGTGCGGCATGTCGAGGACCACCGACGAGCCCGAGCCCGCCCAGTCGGCGAAGGTCAGGGCGAGGTCGGCGCTCGTGCCGTCCGTGTAGTGCGCGGTCACCGTCGTCGACACCGGGCCGTTGTGCGACGACCCGACGATCCGCAGCGCGGTGTGCTGTCCCGCCGGGAGCAGCAGCGACTGGCCGCGGGCTTCGACGAAGTTCGCCGCCGTTCCCGAGGGGTCCGGTGCCGCGTACGTGACGCCGTCCCACGTCACCGGGCCCGGCGGCGGCAACAGCGCAGCGTCGTAGCTCCAGCCGCTGCCGTCGAAGTTGCCCTCGGTCGAGGCCGCGACCGTCGCCGTTCCGTCGTGGTTGCGGTCACGGCCCAGGTCGACCGCGCACTGCGGCCCGGAGGTGGCACACGCCGAAGGTGTCCGGACCTCGACCGAAGCCGGCCGCGTGACGCTGTTCGCGCCCAGTCCGTCCACCTTGACCTGGACCGGATAGGTGCCGAGCGCGGTCCCGGCGGGCACGGTCACCGTGATCGGCACGGTCTGCTGCACCGGCAGCCGTCCGGACCAGATCAGCTTCAGCCGGTCGGCCTGCACCTTCCAGCCGTCCGGCGCGGTCGCCGAAACCGTCACCGGCTGCAGGCCCGGGTTCTGCGCGAGAACGTCCAGGTCGAGATGCACCTGCTGCGCCGCGCCGGCCGGGATCACCACGGACGTCTGCCGCAGTGACGCGTCGACGTGCCGCCGCAGGTCGCCGACGGCGTTGTTCACCGACGGCGGCTCGCTCGTCGTGCCCCACGCCGACGGCTTCGACCCCAGCTGGTGGTTCAGGGTTCCGCCGTGCGCGATGGCGGCCCAGTCCAGCGAGGTCTGCCGGACGTCGCGGCCGTTGAGCGACACGCTCTGGATGTACCGGTTGGTGTCGCTCGCGCCCGGCGCGTTCACGGTGAGCGTGCCGCCCTGCGCGCGGCCGTACTGTCCGATCCGGACGGTCGCCGACTCGAACTGCGGGCTCGACAGCGCGAGGAAGTTCGCGCCGCTCATCGTGGGGTACAGCCCGAGCGACGAGAAGACGTACCAGGCGGACATCGTGCCGAGGTCGTCGTTGCCGGTCATGCCGTCCGGGCCGGTGGTGAACAGCGTCATCGCCGCGCGGACGACGGTCGCCGTCTTCGCCGGCGCGCCCGCCCACAGGTACATGTACGGCGCGAGCAGGTCGGGCTCGTTGTTCGGGTTGTACGTCGCCTTGCCGTAGTAGTCGTACGGGCTGGCGATCCAGTCCTTTCGGGCGGTGCCGGCCGGGTCCTTCAGCAGGTTGCCGTAGGCGAAGAAGTCGTCGAGCCGCTTCTCGGTCGCCGGCTTGCCGCCCATCAGCGAGACGAGCCCGGCCGGGTCCTGCGGCACGAGCCACTGGTACTGGTAGGCGCCGCCTTCGTGGAACTGGTGGTCGGCGTCGACCGGGTTGTACGGCGTCAGCCAGGTGCCCTCGGTGGTGCGTGGGCGGAACTGGCCGATCGAAGAGTCCCAGAGATTCTTGTACCACTGGCCGCGGTCGGCGAACATCTTCGCGTCGGCCTGGTGGCCGAGGCCACGGGCCATCAGCGCGAGGGCCGCGTCGGCCGCCGAGTACTCCATGGTCGCCGACGCCGGGTGCTCGCAGTCGTTGTCGCCGCCCTTGGCCGCGCAGTCCGTGCCGAGCGTCAACCCGCTCGGGATGTAGCCGCGGTCGTTGTAGAAGTTCACGCCGGAGCGGCCGTTGTACGGCGAATCGGCGGGCGGCGTGC
Proteins encoded in this region:
- a CDS encoding GH92 family glycosyl hydrolase, with translation MWSQSRRMAAAVAAGVVVAGLAPAVAQAAPATADPVSLVNPFVGTQNFGNTFPGASAPFGMVQVSPDTGGQGGYDYLQNAIYGFSQTHLSGVGCGVMGELPVMPTTGAVDNVDKNAYRSEYSHDDEHAEPGYYRVGLKKYGIDAELTATARTGWQRYTFPATGQANVLFNTGQANQSVKDSEIHVVGDRTLEGRVRAGGFCAGHDEHTVYFTATFDRPFSSFGTWRGSARTPGSRDAAGTGSNGAWASFDATTDHDVVLKVGLSYTGLDGARKNLAAETHDSYDFDATRAALHQQWADKLGAIKIAGGTTERQTAFYTALYHAQLHPNLAGDTDGSYTGFDGKVHTASGYTPYQNFSLWDTYRPQNQLLELLEPQVARDVALSVVAIGRDGGWLPRWALAESETNIMTGDPVTPFLVEAWSKGLLAGHEEEAYALLKKNATSTPPADSPYNGRSGVNFYNDRGYIPSGLTLGTDCAAKGGDNDCEHPASATMEYSAADAALALMARGLGHQADAKMFADRGQWYKNLWDSSIGQFRPRTTEGTWLTPYNPVDADHQFHEGGAYQYQWLVPQDPAGLVSLMGGKPATEKRLDDFFAYGNLLKDPAGTARKDWIASPYDYYGKATYNPNNEPDLLAPYMYLWAGAPAKTATVVRAAMTLFTTGPDGMTGNDDLGTMSAWYVFSSLGLYPTMSGANFLALSSPQFESATVRIGQYGRAQGGTLTVNAPGASDTNRYIQSVSLNGRDVRQTSLDWAAIAHGGTLNHQLGSKPSAWGTTSEPPSVNNAVGDLRRHVDASLRQTSVVIPAGAAQQVHLDLDVLAQNPGLQPVTVSATAPDGWKVQADRLKLIWSGRLPVQQTVPITVTVPAGTALGTYPVQVKVDGLGANSVTRPASVEVRTPSACATSGPQCAVDLGRDRNHDGTATVAASTEGNFDGSGWSYDAALLPPPGPVTWDGVTYAAPDPSGTAANFVEARGQSLLLPAGQHTALRIVGSSHNGPVSTTVTAHYTDGTSADLALTFADWAGSGSSVVLDMPHRIKAGSGVDGPPVRLFGISATLDGGKTLQSLSLPNDPRVEIYALTLA
- a CDS encoding RNA polymerase subunit sigma-70; this translates as MDFEPYRRELLAHCYRMLGTPDEAEDVVQETYLRALRAYDRFEGRASLRSWLYRIATNACLTALEQRRRRPLPSGLGAPSADPDAPPIPAEPGDAWPRPIPDALVTPESADPAAIAVARDGVRLALIAGLQLLPPRQRAVLILREVLAFPAAEVAEMLGTSVAAVKSTLQRARARLGSAAEVGEPTEPEQRALLDRYMSAFMNSDLAALEQVLRDDAVIEPVPSRTWFTGKRTCVAFLRHVMGEPGEWRMTPARANGQPAAAVRYRGEPFGVAVLTVAQGGIARITVFGFPDLVARFEPAAAGRE